A genome region from Flavobacterium sp. includes the following:
- the nusB gene encoding transcription antitermination factor NusB, which translates to MQSIYAMHQSGSDNMEKEEKFLFYSIDNIQDLYLIMLSSLIEICKKESVFLHLSSKKHLATAAERNPNEKFIKNKIFQLLAESNSLSIALENRKINNWSLNDDYIILLLNDIKASDIYKKYMSNNVNTFEEDKQFIVDLFENVIVPNEKLYEYLEDDKLTWVDDIPVVNTHIVKQLKAIKTEDSDEFRVPKLYKDIEDKDFAKDLFRRTVLNESVLAKEYDDKTPNWDSERIAEIDTIILKMAICEFLKFPSIPVKVTLNEYLEIAKEYSTPKSSIFINGILDNLVKELEANKKMVKVGRGLM; encoded by the coding sequence ATATTCAGGACTTATATCTTATAATGCTTTCTTCATTGATTGAAATTTGCAAAAAAGAATCAGTATTCTTGCATTTGTCAAGTAAAAAACACCTTGCTACTGCAGCAGAACGTAACCCGAACGAAAAGTTCATCAAAAACAAAATCTTTCAGCTTCTTGCTGAAAGTAATTCCCTTAGCATTGCTTTAGAAAACCGTAAAATCAACAACTGGTCATTAAACGACGATTATATTATTTTACTTTTAAATGACATTAAAGCAAGCGATATTTACAAAAAATACATGTCGAATAATGTAAATACATTTGAAGAAGACAAACAATTTATCGTTGATTTGTTTGAAAATGTTATTGTTCCGAATGAAAAATTATACGAGTATTTAGAGGATGATAAATTGACATGGGTTGATGATATTCCGGTTGTAAATACCCATATTGTTAAACAATTAAAAGCAATCAAAACTGAAGATTCAGACGAGTTCAGAGTTCCGAAATTGTATAAAGATATTGAAGATAAGGATTTTGCTAAAGATTTATTCAGAAGAACAGTTTTAAATGAATCAGTTTTAGCAAAAGAATACGACGATAAAACACCAAATTGGGACAGCGAAAGGATTGCCGAAATTGATACAATCATTTTGAAAATGGCAATTTGCGAATTTTTAAAATTCCCTTCGATTCCGGTAAAAGTAACTCTTAACGAATATTTAGAAATTGCTAAAGAGTATTCTACACCAAAAAGTAGTATTTTTATCAACGGAATTTTAGATAATCTTGTTAAAGAACTTGAAGCCAATAAAAAGATGGTGAAAGTAGGAAGAGGTTTGATGTAA
- the yajC gene encoding preprotein translocase subunit YajC → MGQLGQFAPFLLMFVVIYFFMIRPQQKRAKNEKEFESNLKVGDKIVTKSGFHGKIAELAETTVVIETMSGKLKLERTAISLELSAALNAKKA, encoded by the coding sequence ATGGGACAATTAGGTCAATTTGCGCCATTCCTTTTAATGTTTGTAGTAATCTATTTCTTTATGATTAGACCACAACAAAAAAGAGCAAAAAACGAAAAAGAATTTGAAAGCAACCTAAAAGTAGGTGATAAAATAGTTACAAAAAGTGGTTTTCACGGTAAAATTGCTGAATTAGCAGAAACTACTGTTGTAATCGAAACAATGTCAGGAAAATTAAAATTAGAGCGTACTGCGATTTCTTTAGAATTGAGTGCTGCTTTAAATGCTAAAAAAGCTTAA
- a CDS encoding DUF1801 domain-containing protein: METTSENKGIWKYGGQWEEELLLLKTIIDKTELTETIKWGGPVYVYEKKNVIGLGGFKDYFAIWFFNGVFLKDNKKKLINAQEEVTKSLRQWRFTSKDEINEKEILEYILEAIENEKQGKVIKPAKKEAIVSELLNAEMTKNPDLKLAFEKFSPYKQYEFLEYIETAKQEKTKLSRIEKVVPMILANVGLNDKYR, from the coding sequence TTGGAAACAACCTCTGAAAATAAAGGCATTTGGAAATATGGTGGTCAATGGGAAGAAGAATTACTGCTTCTTAAAACCATCATTGATAAAACTGAACTGACCGAAACCATAAAATGGGGCGGTCCAGTTTATGTTTACGAAAAGAAAAATGTAATTGGCCTTGGAGGTTTTAAAGATTATTTTGCGATTTGGTTTTTTAACGGTGTATTTTTAAAAGACAACAAAAAGAAACTTATTAATGCACAGGAAGAAGTGACAAAATCCCTTCGTCAGTGGCGTTTTACTTCAAAAGATGAAATAAATGAGAAAGAAATCTTAGAATATATCTTAGAAGCAATTGAAAATGAAAAGCAGGGAAAAGTTATCAAACCTGCAAAAAAAGAAGCCATAGTTTCGGAACTTCTTAATGCCGAAATGACTAAAAACCCAGATCTGAAATTGGCTTTTGAAAAATTTTCTCCTTATAAGCAATATGAGTTTTTAGAATATATCGAAACTGCCAAACAAGAAAAAACAAAACTTTCGAGAATTGAAAAAGTCGTTCCGATGATTTTAGCAAATGTTGGATTAAATGATAAATACAGGTAA
- the pepT gene encoding peptidase T, producing MQHIIDRFISYVTIDTESDPNSKTTPSTEKQWNLANKLVEELKQIGLQDVTIDDKAYIMATLPSNVDHEVPTIGFISHFDTSPDFSGANVKPQIVENYDGKDIVLNAEKNIILSPNYFKDLLLYKGQTIITTDGTTLLGADDKAGITEIVSAMEYLIQHPEIKHGKIRIGFTPDEEIGRGAHHFDVEKFGAQWAYTMDGSQIGELEYENFNAAGAKITFKGKSVHPGYAKGKMINSMLLANEFINELPKGETPQETKGYEGFFHVHHIKGNIEETVLELIIRDHNKKKFEKRKELIFKIAKSFNKKFAKKFGEDIVIAEIKDQYYNMKEKVLPVKHIVDIAEKAMRELNIKPIIKPIRGGTDGSQLSYMGLPCPNIFAGGHNFHGKYEYVPAESIQKATEVIVKIAELTASPGIFDAKEKPKRK from the coding sequence ATGCAACATATCATAGATCGTTTTATCAGTTATGTAACAATTGATACTGAATCAGATCCGAATTCGAAAACAACTCCAAGCACAGAAAAACAATGGAATCTTGCCAATAAATTAGTTGAAGAACTAAAACAAATTGGACTGCAGGATGTTACTATAGACGACAAAGCTTATATTATGGCAACCCTGCCAAGTAATGTCGATCACGAAGTTCCTACAATTGGTTTTATTTCACACTTTGATACTTCACCAGATTTTAGCGGAGCAAATGTAAAACCGCAGATTGTAGAAAATTATGACGGAAAAGACATTGTTTTAAATGCTGAAAAAAACATCATTCTTTCTCCAAATTATTTTAAAGATTTACTTCTATATAAAGGCCAGACTATCATTACAACCGACGGAACAACTTTGCTTGGTGCCGATGATAAAGCCGGAATTACCGAAATTGTTTCGGCAATGGAATATTTAATTCAGCATCCGGAAATTAAACATGGCAAAATCAGAATTGGTTTTACTCCTGATGAAGAAATCGGACGCGGCGCACATCATTTTGATGTTGAAAAATTCGGCGCTCAATGGGCTTACACTATGGATGGAAGCCAGATTGGTGAATTAGAATATGAAAATTTTAATGCCGCAGGAGCCAAAATTACTTTCAAAGGAAAAAGTGTTCACCCGGGTTATGCAAAAGGAAAAATGATCAACTCAATGCTTTTGGCAAACGAGTTTATTAATGAACTTCCAAAAGGAGAAACTCCTCAGGAAACTAAAGGTTATGAAGGATTTTTTCACGTACACCACATAAAAGGAAATATCGAAGAAACAGTTTTAGAACTGATTATTCGCGATCATAACAAGAAAAAATTCGAAAAACGTAAAGAACTTATTTTCAAAATTGCTAAAAGTTTCAATAAAAAATTTGCAAAGAAATTTGGTGAAGATATTGTAATCGCTGAAATAAAAGATCAGTATTACAATATGAAAGAAAAAGTGCTTCCTGTAAAACATATTGTTGATATTGCTGAAAAAGCAATGCGTGAATTAAACATCAAACCAATCATAAAACCTATTCGAGGCGGAACTGACGGATCGCAATTGTCATATATGGGATTACCTTGTCCGAACATTTTTGCGGGCGGACACAATTTCCACGGAAAATACGAATATGTTCCGGCAGAAAGTATTCAAAAAGCAACTGAAGTAATTGTAAAAATTGCAGAATTAACAGCATCTCCGGGAATTTTTGATGCAAAAGAAAAACCTAAAAGAAAATAA
- a CDS encoding formylglycine-generating enzyme family protein, giving the protein MKNKTFWIFAILTISIISITYGVTKLISPKDKVTETALECHETPNTSNESAFKPTIENKNKPTGKAPEGMVWIPGGEFSMGSNVEDESLCSIKGVTKDAAPIHRVYVDGYYMDKTEVTNEEFEKFVKATGYVTVAEQKPTKEEFPTASEEDLVTGSVVFTPTPSAVNLNNFLQWWRYEPGADWRHPEGPQSSIKGKEKYPVVHVVYEDAAAYAKWAGKRLPTEAEWEFAARGGKTGNLYAWGNDLKPKGKFQANIYQGHFPIKDGDTGEDGFKGIAPTAQFAPNAYGLYDMAGNVWEWVNDWYSVDYYKSLAESGKTVRNPQGPDAYYDPNDPTEIKRVHRGGSFLCTDQYCTRYMVGTRGKGEIRSAANHVGFRCVKSI; this is encoded by the coding sequence ATGAAAAATAAAACCTTTTGGATTTTTGCAATACTGACAATTTCCATTATTTCAATTACTTACGGTGTCACAAAACTAATTTCTCCTAAAGATAAAGTAACGGAAACAGCTTTGGAATGTCATGAAACTCCAAATACATCAAACGAATCAGCATTTAAACCAACCATAGAAAACAAAAATAAACCAACGGGAAAAGCTCCTGAAGGCATGGTTTGGATTCCCGGAGGAGAATTTTCTATGGGAAGTAATGTTGAAGATGAAAGTTTATGCAGTATAAAAGGCGTAACCAAAGACGCTGCCCCTATTCATCGTGTTTATGTTGACGGTTACTATATGGATAAAACTGAAGTTACCAACGAAGAATTTGAAAAATTTGTAAAAGCAACTGGCTATGTAACTGTTGCAGAACAAAAACCAACTAAAGAAGAATTTCCTACTGCTAGTGAAGAAGACTTAGTTACGGGTTCTGTGGTTTTCACTCCTACTCCTTCTGCTGTTAATTTGAATAATTTTCTGCAATGGTGGCGTTATGAACCAGGCGCCGACTGGAGGCATCCGGAAGGGCCTCAGAGCAGTATTAAAGGAAAAGAAAAATATCCGGTTGTACATGTTGTTTATGAAGATGCTGCTGCGTACGCGAAATGGGCAGGAAAAAGACTTCCCACTGAAGCTGAATGGGAATTTGCTGCTCGTGGCGGAAAAACAGGAAATTTATATGCCTGGGGAAATGACTTAAAACCTAAAGGAAAATTTCAGGCTAATATTTATCAGGGACATTTCCCAATAAAAGATGGAGATACCGGAGAAGATGGTTTTAAAGGAATTGCTCCAACGGCACAATTTGCTCCAAATGCTTATGGCTTATATGACATGGCAGGAAATGTATGGGAATGGGTAAACGATTGGTACAGCGTAGATTATTACAAATCACTGGCAGAAAGTGGGAAAACAGTTCGAAATCCACAAGGGCCGGATGCTTATTACGATCCTAACGACCCAACAGAAATAAAACGTGTACATCGAGGCGGCTCATTTTTATGTACAGATCAATATTGTACAAGATATATGGTTGGAACAAGAGGAAAAGGCGAAATCAGATCTGCTGCAAACCATGTTGGTTTTAGATGTGTAAAAAGTATTTAA
- a CDS encoding DUF6515 family protein, with product MKNISKTIRKAAVTCLAGSFFLISIDSIAQRRGGGGGGGIHRPSGGGQARPAHQSRPAVTRPSANKPAVTRPGSNGSGTKVTRPGNNSNRNTVNNRNSNTINRNNSGNRNTNISGNTVNRNRNNVNINVNNSVHVRNNRNTYVRPPVRPYVRPPYVYGGYRYNTFHPYYYHPYRPFYWGPVWHPWGFFVATLAVTAIVVSVESTQYHYDQGVWYTSTNGGYTAVPAPVGGTVNNIPSGAQTVNTGTVNNYYYGGTYYEKDGNTYKVVAPTAGTIVESLPEGGEEVTIGDVKYIKFGETYYQPVQVDGKDKYEVVQVEKE from the coding sequence ATGAAAAATATAAGCAAAACAATACGAAAAGCGGCAGTAACATGCTTAGCCGGTTCATTTTTTTTGATTTCCATTGACAGTATAGCACAGCGTCGTGGAGGTGGCGGTGGCGGAGGTATACACAGGCCTTCAGGAGGCGGACAGGCAAGACCTGCTCATCAATCCCGACCTGCTGTAACAAGACCTTCTGCAAACAAACCAGCAGTAACAAGACCCGGATCAAACGGCTCGGGAACAAAAGTTACCAGACCTGGTAATAACAGCAATAGAAATACTGTCAATAACCGAAATTCAAATACGATAAACAGAAACAATTCAGGTAACAGAAATACAAACATTAGCGGCAATACTGTCAACAGAAACCGAAACAATGTAAATATTAATGTTAACAATAGTGTTCATGTAAGAAACAATCGAAACACTTATGTAAGACCGCCTGTTAGACCTTACGTACGCCCGCCTTATGTATACGGAGGCTATAGATACAACACTTTTCATCCTTATTATTATCACCCTTACAGACCTTTTTATTGGGGTCCGGTTTGGCATCCCTGGGGATTTTTCGTAGCAACTTTAGCAGTCACAGCCATTGTAGTCAGTGTAGAAAGTACGCAATATCATTATGATCAAGGCGTATGGTATACCTCTACAAACGGCGGTTATACTGCAGTACCCGCTCCAGTTGGCGGAACGGTAAACAACATTCCGAGCGGTGCACAGACGGTTAATACAGGAACTGTCAATAACTATTATTACGGCGGAACGTATTACGAAAAAGATGGAAACACATACAAAGTAGTAGCTCCAACAGCCGGAACAATTGTAGAAAGTCTACCGGAAGGCGGTGAAGAAGTCACAATTGGTGATGTAAAATACATCAAATTTGGAGAAACTTATTATCAACCCGTACAGGTTGACGGAAAAGATAAATACGAAGTAGTTCAGGTTGAAAAAGAATAA
- a CDS encoding porin, with amino-acid sequence MYHSNKTIRILRIYLLLLLLLLALKSKAQQEKDTSKIMSVRYGDKGFELRTKDNKFLFQLHSRLQFRFSTPYDTDPLTYDDYSQDAKTTFKINRARLKIGGHAFEPWLKYYWEYELSQSNLLDFRLMIEKWEYLRFKVGQWKTEFTRERFISSGEQQMVERSLINRPFTVDRQLGAEVYGHLKGNGIADFNYWFAALTGTGRGSTSNDDNHLMYFGRLQWNFLGRFLDFEGCDLEFHEKPTPIIAFSAITNRSPYTRFSQAGGGSLDGFEDGLPGQYRVNQWNLETAFMYRGFSWQSEWHTKEIIDKYSNNDMTVMKGYYVQAGYFFHNIFNWWPQHLEMASRHAAYRPDNSLRQNLQNETTIAFNWFFKGHKNKLTSEVSYFSFQDKSLPLEQGWRFRIQWDISL; translated from the coding sequence ATGTACCATTCAAATAAAACGATTCGTATTTTAAGAATTTACCTTTTACTGTTACTCTTGTTATTGGCATTAAAATCAAAGGCACAACAGGAAAAAGACACTTCAAAAATAATGAGTGTTCGATATGGAGATAAAGGGTTTGAACTTAGAACGAAAGACAATAAATTTCTATTTCAACTGCATAGCAGATTACAATTTCGTTTTTCAACTCCTTACGATACTGATCCTCTTACATACGACGATTACAGTCAGGATGCCAAAACTACTTTTAAAATAAACCGTGCCAGACTAAAAATTGGCGGCCATGCTTTTGAACCCTGGCTTAAATATTATTGGGAATATGAATTGAGCCAGTCTAACTTACTTGATTTTAGATTAATGATTGAAAAATGGGAATATCTAAGGTTTAAAGTTGGGCAATGGAAAACAGAATTCACACGGGAACGTTTTATTAGCAGCGGAGAACAGCAAATGGTGGAACGATCTCTTATCAACAGACCTTTTACAGTTGACAGACAATTAGGAGCAGAAGTTTACGGTCATTTAAAAGGAAACGGTATTGCCGATTTTAATTATTGGTTTGCAGCTTTAACCGGAACCGGACGCGGAAGTACTTCTAATGATGATAATCATCTTATGTATTTTGGAAGACTGCAATGGAATTTCCTTGGAAGATTTCTTGATTTTGAAGGCTGTGATCTTGAATTTCATGAAAAACCAACGCCTATTATTGCTTTTTCTGCCATAACGAACCGCAGCCCTTATACACGCTTTTCGCAAGCAGGTGGAGGTTCTTTAGACGGCTTTGAAGATGGTTTACCAGGACAATACAGGGTAAATCAATGGAATTTGGAAACTGCTTTTATGTACCGTGGTTTTTCATGGCAGAGCGAATGGCATACTAAAGAAATTATCGACAAATACAGCAACAATGATATGACTGTTATGAAAGGCTACTATGTTCAGGCTGGATATTTTTTCCATAATATATTCAATTGGTGGCCGCAACACTTAGAAATGGCTTCAAGACATGCCGCTTACAGACCCGATAACAGCTTACGACAAAATTTGCAAAACGAAACCACAATTGCTTTTAACTGGTTCTTTAAGGGTCATAAAAACAAACTGACATCTGAAGTTAGTTATTTCAGTTTTCAGGATAAATCGCTTCCATTAGAACAGGGCTGGCGTTTTAGAATACAATGGGATATTTCGCTGTAA
- a CDS encoding arylsulfatase: MKIDNLKTFKTIVTLFLLCLFLGINQKASAQADPQKVTKENFHGVIELDIRNSKPDWKPYTKKAAPEGAPNVLFILYDDTGQAAWSPYGGAINMPTLQKLADNGITYTQWHTTALCSPTRSTLLTGRNHHLNGMASITETTDGYPGANGQIPAQCATIGQVLQQAGWSTFWIGKNHNVPEQDVSSGGSKVQWPTQMGFDRYYGFIGGETNQWYPDLIEDNHFIEAPYTPEEGYHLSKDLADKAIEYIKDQKATNPSKPWYMWYCPGANHAPHHAPEEYIAKYKGKFDAGYDAYREWVLPRMIAKGIVPKGTKNTDFNFLPPNIANPGDYVKPWNKLSADEKKLFSKLAEVYAGFSEYTDAQVGRVIEYLEKTGQLENTVVLYAADNGASGEGSPSGSVNENKFFNGYPDELSENLKYLDKLGGPDTYEHYPTGWAAAFSAPYKMFKRYSNYAGGTCDALVISWPKGIKARGEIRNQYHHSTDIVPTILDICGLEMPTKYNGVDQYPLSGVSMKYSFDAKPDAPTQKHIQYYTMLGTRAIWKDGWKAVAVHVPLTGKSNFDKDEWELYNVDVDRAESNNLAKKNPEKLKELKDAWFDEAAKNLVLPLDDRSPMELLSTERPSQEKPKTRYIYYPGTAAVPEGVAVNVRGRSYKIVGDVDIKSGASGVVFAHGSRFGGHTLFIKDNKLHYVYNFLGIQPEQTFVSSTTLTPGKHALGFEFVRESTGKNGEQIGTGHLYIDGKEVAKGPMKTQPGKFTLSGDGLCVGFDSGDAVSHQYKSPGTFKGGEILGVGVDISEQSYEDLNKEALRIMKSE, from the coding sequence ATGAAAATCGACAATCTCAAGACATTTAAGACAATTGTAACGTTATTCCTTTTATGTCTTTTTCTGGGCATAAATCAAAAAGCATCTGCACAAGCAGATCCCCAAAAAGTTACTAAGGAAAATTTCCATGGTGTCATCGAACTTGACATTAGAAATTCAAAACCAGACTGGAAACCCTACACCAAAAAAGCAGCACCAGAAGGTGCGCCAAACGTATTGTTTATCTTATACGATGACACAGGGCAGGCTGCCTGGTCACCTTATGGAGGAGCCATAAACATGCCAACACTACAAAAATTAGCGGACAATGGTATTACCTACACCCAATGGCACACTACAGCATTATGTTCGCCAACTCGTTCTACTTTATTAACCGGTCGTAACCACCACTTAAACGGTATGGCATCCATCACCGAAACTACAGATGGTTATCCTGGAGCAAATGGGCAAATTCCAGCTCAGTGTGCTACTATTGGTCAAGTATTACAACAAGCAGGATGGAGTACTTTCTGGATTGGAAAAAACCACAACGTACCGGAACAAGACGTTTCTTCTGGAGGCTCCAAAGTACAATGGCCAACCCAAATGGGCTTTGACCGCTATTACGGATTCATAGGAGGCGAAACCAACCAATGGTATCCTGATTTAATAGAAGACAACCACTTTATTGAGGCACCTTACACTCCTGAAGAGGGGTACCACTTATCTAAAGATTTAGCCGATAAAGCCATTGAATATATCAAAGACCAAAAAGCCACCAACCCTTCTAAACCATGGTATATGTGGTATTGCCCTGGAGCGAATCATGCACCACACCATGCACCCGAAGAGTACATTGCTAAATACAAAGGAAAATTTGATGCTGGTTACGATGCCTATCGCGAATGGGTATTACCTCGCATGATTGCTAAAGGAATTGTGCCTAAAGGAACTAAAAACACCGATTTCAATTTCTTACCTCCTAATATTGCTAATCCTGGCGATTATGTAAAACCTTGGAACAAACTAAGTGCTGATGAGAAAAAATTATTCTCAAAACTAGCCGAAGTGTATGCTGGTTTCTCCGAATACACTGATGCTCAAGTAGGACGTGTTATTGAGTATTTAGAAAAAACAGGTCAGTTAGAAAACACTGTAGTTCTTTACGCAGCCGATAATGGTGCTTCTGGCGAAGGTTCTCCTTCTGGATCTGTAAACGAAAACAAATTCTTTAACGGTTATCCTGATGAATTATCTGAAAATTTAAAATATTTGGATAAACTAGGAGGCCCAGATACTTACGAGCATTATCCTACTGGTTGGGCTGCAGCTTTCTCTGCTCCTTACAAAATGTTTAAACGTTACAGTAATTATGCAGGAGGAACATGTGATGCATTAGTAATTTCATGGCCAAAAGGAATTAAAGCCAGAGGTGAAATCCGTAATCAATACCACCATTCTACTGACATTGTACCTACAATTTTAGACATCTGTGGTTTAGAAATGCCTACTAAATATAATGGCGTAGATCAATATCCATTATCTGGAGTTTCAATGAAATACTCGTTTGATGCTAAACCAGATGCTCCTACTCAAAAGCACATACAGTATTATACAATGTTGGGGACTCGTGCCATTTGGAAAGACGGTTGGAAAGCAGTTGCTGTACACGTACCTCTTACGGGTAAAAGCAACTTTGACAAAGACGAATGGGAATTATACAATGTAGATGTGGACAGAGCTGAGTCAAACAATTTGGCTAAAAAGAACCCTGAAAAATTAAAAGAGCTTAAAGATGCTTGGTTTGATGAAGCGGCTAAAAATTTAGTTTTACCTCTAGACGACCGTTCTCCTATGGAATTATTAAGCACGGAACGTCCTTCTCAAGAAAAACCAAAAACTCGTTACATTTACTATCCTGGAACTGCTGCCGTACCAGAAGGTGTCGCAGTAAACGTACGTGGTCGTTCATACAAAATTGTAGGTGATGTAGATATTAAATCGGGAGCTTCAGGAGTAGTTTTTGCTCATGGATCTCGCTTTGGAGGACACACTTTATTCATCAAAGACAATAAATTACACTATGTTTATAATTTCTTAGGAATTCAGCCAGAACAAACTTTTGTTTCATCGACTACCTTAACTCCTGGTAAACATGCCTTAGGATTTGAATTCGTTAGAGAAAGTACTGGTAAAAATGGAGAACAAATAGGAACTGGCCATTTATATATTGATGGAAAAGAAGTGGCAAAAGGTCCTATGAAAACACAGCCTGGTAAATTCACACTTTCTGGTGATGGTCTTTGCGTAGGTTTTGATAGCGGCGACGCCGTAAGTCATCAATATAAATCACCAGGTACTTTTAAAGGTGGAGAAATCTTAGGGGTTGGTGTTGATATTAGCGAACAAAGCTATGAAGACCTTAACAAAGAAGCTTTAAGAATTATGAAAAGCGAGTAG
- a CDS encoding quinone-dependent dihydroorotate dehydrogenase — MYKLIIRPILFWFDPEEVHYFTFSFIKFISKIPGVSSIIRSIYEVKDTRLEREVFGIKFKNPVGLAAGFDKDAKLYKELGDFGFGFIEIGTVTPVGQEGNPKKRLFRLKEDQAIINRMGFNNGGVLEAVERLKKNSGVLIGGNIGKNKVTDNEDAVKDYIICFDALYDHVDYFVVNVSSPNTPNLRALQDKEPLTALLQTLQDRNIEKQKTSTQKAKPILLKIAPDLTDEQLLDIIDIVKTTQIAGVIATNTTISREGLQSENQSETGGLSGKPLTKRSTEVIRFLSEKSNRAFPIIGVGGIHSADDAIEKLNAGASLVQLYTGFIYEGPALIKAINKKVLKQL, encoded by the coding sequence ATGTATAAATTGATAATTCGTCCGATACTTTTTTGGTTTGATCCAGAAGAAGTGCATTACTTTACTTTTTCATTCATTAAATTCATTTCAAAAATCCCCGGAGTTTCATCAATTATAAGATCGATTTATGAAGTAAAAGACACTCGATTAGAAAGAGAAGTCTTCGGAATTAAATTTAAAAATCCAGTTGGGCTTGCGGCTGGTTTTGATAAAGATGCAAAGCTGTATAAGGAACTAGGCGATTTTGGTTTTGGTTTTATCGAAATCGGAACTGTAACTCCGGTTGGTCAGGAAGGAAATCCTAAAAAACGTTTATTCCGTTTAAAAGAAGATCAGGCAATTATTAACCGAATGGGATTTAATAATGGCGGTGTTCTGGAAGCTGTTGAACGTTTAAAGAAAAATTCAGGAGTTTTAATTGGCGGAAACATCGGTAAAAATAAAGTGACCGACAACGAAGATGCGGTTAAAGATTATATCATTTGTTTTGACGCGCTTTATGATCATGTAGATTATTTTGTGGTAAACGTAAGTTCGCCAAATACGCCAAATTTAAGAGCGTTGCAGGATAAAGAACCTTTAACAGCTTTATTGCAGACTTTGCAAGACAGAAATATCGAAAAACAAAAAACAAGTACGCAAAAAGCAAAACCAATTCTGTTAAAAATTGCTCCGGATCTTACAGATGAGCAGTTATTAGATATTATTGATATTGTAAAAACTACCCAAATTGCAGGAGTAATTGCAACCAATACAACTATTTCAAGAGAAGGTTTACAATCTGAAAATCAATCTGAAACAGGAGGATTATCTGGAAAACCACTAACAAAACGATCTACAGAAGTTATTCGTTTTCTTTCTGAAAAAAGCAATAGAGCTTTCCCAATTATTGGAGTTGGAGGAATTCATTCTGCAGATGATGCTATCGAAAAATTAAATGCAGGCGCAAGTTTAGTACAGCTTTACACAGGTTTTATTTACGAAGGTCCGGCATTGATAAAAGCAATTAACAAAAAGGTCTTAAAGCAGTTGTAA
- a CDS encoding DUF3307 domain-containing protein: MILFIKLFLAHLLGDFIWQPNSWVADKELKKHKSKYLYIHILLHGVLAEILAGEISFIPYAVLIAVTHGIIDLIKLNFQKDKNKRTWFVADQIAHILILIGVVLLYENTRIPYFWLDNQFWILLTGILLLTKPASIFIKTIISIWAPENENSYQDNSLIAAGNYIGILERLFVFGFILTGHFEAIGFLLAAKSIFRFGDLKEAKDRKLTEYVLIGTLISFGIAILAGILVQYLFLQLL, encoded by the coding sequence ATGATTTTATTTATAAAACTGTTTCTAGCCCATTTATTAGGTGATTTTATCTGGCAGCCCAACTCCTGGGTGGCCGACAAAGAACTGAAAAAACATAAAAGCAAATATTTATATATTCACATTCTGCTTCACGGAGTTTTAGCAGAAATTTTGGCAGGAGAAATCAGTTTTATTCCTTATGCAGTTTTAATTGCCGTTACGCACGGTATTATTGATCTCATCAAACTTAATTTTCAAAAAGATAAAAACAAACGCACTTGGTTTGTTGCAGACCAAATTGCACATATTTTAATTTTAATTGGTGTTGTGCTTTTATATGAAAATACCCGTATTCCTTATTTCTGGCTCGATAATCAGTTCTGGATTTTACTAACCGGTATTTTATTGTTGACAAAACCTGCTTCTATTTTCATTAAAACAATAATTTCAATCTGGGCGCCGGAAAATGAAAACAGCTATCAGGATAATTCTCTGATAGCTGCCGGAAATTATATTGGTATTTTAGAACGCTTGTTTGTTTTCGGGTTTATTTTAACCGGGCATTTTGAAGCGATTGGTTTTTTACTGGCCGCCAAATCTATTTTCAGATTTGGGGATTTAAAAGAAGCCAAAGACAGAAAACTTACTGAATATGTTTTAATTGGAACTTTAATCAGTTTTGGAATCGCAATTCTGGCCGGCATACTTGTTCAGTACCTTTTTTTACAACTGCTTTAA